In a single window of the Patescibacteria group bacterium genome:
- the galE gene encoding UDP-glucose 4-epimerase GalE, which yields MKILVTGGAGYIGSQMVRQLFEKNHKVVVLDNLKEGHRKTLPSTIPLITGDVNDQNCLFKLFSENRFDAVMHFAGVISMKESMQNPYKYFYTNTYGALNLIEAMVKSGVLRLIFSSSAGVYGNPTRIPISENDPQEPTNPYGESKLMVEKILAWYDQLFNLRSVSLRYFNAAGASLDGQFGEDHQEETHLIPLAVKAALENREFTIYGNDYETKDGTCIRDYIHVIDLCEAHLLALDSLMKNSSSHIYNVGPGIGFSNIEVVNIVKKVSGVDFPLKFGSRRPGDAKELIADAAKIKKELGWEPKYSDLQTIVETAWKWHSTHPKGYGPDKRR from the coding sequence ATGAAAATTTTAGTCACAGGAGGAGCCGGTTATATTGGTAGTCAAATGGTAAGGCAATTATTTGAAAAGAATCACAAAGTTGTTGTTTTAGACAATCTTAAAGAAGGACATCGAAAAACTCTCCCATCAACTATTCCACTCATTACTGGTGACGTTAATGATCAAAACTGTTTGTTTAAATTATTTTCTGAAAATAGATTTGATGCCGTTATGCACTTTGCCGGGGTTATTTCCATGAAGGAATCAATGCAAAACCCCTATAAATATTTTTACACAAATACTTACGGAGCCTTAAATCTCATCGAAGCGATGGTTAAATCCGGCGTCTTAAGGTTAATTTTTTCCTCTTCTGCCGGAGTTTATGGCAATCCGACGAGAATCCCCATTAGCGAGAATGATCCTCAAGAACCGACGAATCCTTATGGCGAGTCAAAGTTAATGGTGGAAAAAATCCTTGCCTGGTATGATCAATTGTTTAACCTGCGTTCTGTTTCTCTACGTTACTTTAACGCCGCCGGAGCGAGTCTGGACGGACAATTTGGCGAAGACCATCAGGAAGAGACGCATCTTATTCCGCTGGCCGTTAAGGCGGCCCTGGAAAACAGAGAGTTTACGATTTACGGGAATGACTATGAAACGAAAGACGGAACCTGCATCAGAGATTATATTCATGTTATTGATCTTTGTGAGGCTCATCTTCTAGCCCTTGATTCTTTGATGAAAAATTCGTCAAGCCATATTTATAATGTCGGGCCAGGTATAGGCTTTTCCAATATTGAGGTGGTTAATATCGTTAAAAAAGTCAGCGGCGTAGATTTTCCTCTTAAGTTTGGCAGTCGGCGTCCGGGTGATGCCAAGGAACTGATCGCCGATGCTGCCAAAATCAAAAAAGAATTAGGTTGGGAGCCTAAGTATTCTGACTTGCAAACGATTGTGGAAACAGCCTGGAAATGGCACTCGACTCACCCCAAAGGTTATGGACCCGATAAAAGAAGATGA
- a CDS encoding DUF2079 domain-containing protein, whose translation MSRLNKNATKLIIVWILLLSILYSLLSILRHNHFQSGGFDLGLYDQTVWQYSKFLTPYNTIKERFILGDHLTLTLPLLAPLFFVWDDVRILLVFQAFWISFSTLAIYKLCLKRGLSPFASLNLSFIYSLFYGIQFAIFFDFHPVIIGVGLIAWLVYFLESHQSKLFAVTLVLLLLTQENMGLALTSLGLIYLFRQKYRSLAITFIFGGLLWSLLATKIVAFFSPVGFQYTPEFVFNPLKILGGFFDSEEKRLVWIYSFSWFAFLPLLSLGSFLAVSFDLAQYFVTGQEFARMWSPYMHHRAILAPYLVLGVLETMEVFKRKGVNLEKISVFLVIISLGLQYFLHFPLNKLTKPIYWQDETWMTDNQKLLKRIPDNVSLVAQQNLIPHLSHRKEIYLVWPRQHEGQWWLDFGGKPRYLVVDLHPNQWLTQLLESNENFEAAVKNMESAGRLTLVTSVNKSLLFKIND comes from the coding sequence ATGAGCCGGTTAAACAAAAACGCGACGAAACTGATTATTGTTTGGATTCTTCTCTTGTCTATCCTCTATTCTCTGCTTTCAATTCTACGCCACAATCATTTTCAATCCGGCGGCTTTGATCTGGGCCTCTATGATCAGACTGTTTGGCAATATTCTAAGTTTTTAACTCCCTACAACACGATTAAGGAACGTTTTATCCTGGGAGACCACTTAACCCTGACCTTACCCTTACTTGCTCCCTTGTTCTTTGTCTGGGACGACGTTAGAATTTTGCTTGTCTTCCAGGCTTTTTGGATAAGTTTTTCTACCTTAGCTATCTATAAGCTCTGTTTAAAACGCGGTTTGTCTCCTTTTGCCTCACTTAATTTGAGTTTCATTTATAGTCTTTTTTATGGGATACAGTTTGCCATCTTTTTTGATTTTCATCCTGTAATTATCGGAGTAGGACTGATTGCCTGGTTAGTATATTTTTTAGAAAGCCATCAATCTAAATTGTTTGCAGTCACCCTTGTTCTTCTTCTTTTAACCCAGGAAAATATGGGTCTTGCTCTTACCTCCTTGGGCTTAATTTATCTTTTCCGGCAAAAATATCGGTCTTTAGCTATAACTTTTATTTTTGGCGGTCTTCTTTGGAGTTTATTAGCCACGAAAATCGTCGCTTTCTTTTCCCCTGTCGGCTTTCAGTATACACCGGAATTTGTCTTCAATCCCCTAAAAATTCTAGGCGGTTTTTTTGACTCAGAAGAAAAAAGGCTTGTCTGGATTTATTCTTTTAGCTGGTTTGCTTTTCTTCCGCTGCTTTCTTTGGGTTCATTCCTGGCCGTCTCTTTTGATCTGGCGCAATATTTTGTTACCGGCCAGGAATTTGCCCGCATGTGGAGCCCATACATGCATCACCGGGCGATCTTGGCGCCATATTTAGTTTTGGGAGTTTTAGAAACCATGGAGGTTTTTAAAAGGAAAGGGGTAAATCTTGAGAAAATTTCTGTTTTTTTAGTTATTATTAGCCTGGGCTTACAATATTTTCTCCATTTTCCCCTAAACAAACTGACAAAACCCATTTATTGGCAAGACGAAACATGGATGACGGATAACCAAAAATTATTAAAAAGGATTCCCGATAATGTCAGTCTTGTTGCTCAACAAAATCTTATTCCCCACTTATCTCACCGTAAGGAGATCTATTTAGTCTGGCCAAGACAGCATGAGGGCCAATGGTGGCTTGATTTTGGCGGTAAACCGCGATACTTAGTCGTTGACCTTCATCCGAATCAGTGGCTGACACAATTATTGGAGAGCAATGAAAATTTTGAAGCGGCGGTTAAAAATATGGAAAGTGCCGGCAGATTAACTTTAGTCACCTCGGTCAATAAATCACTCCTTTTCAAAATTAACGATTAA
- a CDS encoding glycosyltransferase family 4 protein: MQDKTKTLLIGVDGNEANFKTRVGVGRYAFELLKQFDRYQESSINYQVYLKNKPSIDLPNETERWKYKIVGPKKLWTQLGLPLALLKNKLSEKEKIDVFFTPTHYAPRFCPFPRVVSVMDLSFLKYPEMFKKSDLYQLKNWTAYSVKKARKVLTISQASKRDIIKYYQIAEDKVVVTYPGLTQVTSIKYQVLSMEEIKKKYGIENDYILSVGTLQPRKNFVKLIEAFSSLNPNPYTLVIVGKPGWLYREIYEAPRKFGVERKVKFLDYVPDEDLPALYQKAKCFVLVSLYEGFGLPVLEALNYGCPVVTSNTSSLPEVVGEAGILVDPNDSQDIIQGLEKVLTIESDERMVLIEKGKIQASKFSWEKCAKETLNVLKQVGEKHV; encoded by the coding sequence ATGCAAGACAAGACAAAAACTCTTTTAATTGGTGTTGATGGTAATGAGGCTAATTTCAAAACCAGGGTCGGAGTAGGCAGGTATGCCTTTGAATTGTTAAAACAATTCGACAGGTATCAAGAATCAAGTATTAATTATCAAGTATATTTAAAAAACAAGCCATCGATAGATTTGCCTAACGAGACCGAGCGGTGGAAATATAAAATCGTCGGCCCCAAAAAGTTATGGACGCAATTAGGCTTGCCCTTGGCGCTTTTGAAAAATAAGTTAAGTGAAAAAGAAAAGATTGACGTTTTTTTTACACCCACTCATTACGCGCCTCGATTTTGTCCCTTTCCCAGAGTCGTTTCCGTCATGGACCTTTCGTTTTTGAAATATCCGGAAATGTTTAAAAAAAGCGATCTTTATCAGCTTAAAAACTGGACCGCCTATTCGGTTAAAAAAGCCAGAAAGGTCTTAACTATCTCGCAAGCTTCGAAGCGTGATATAATTAAGTATTATCAAATAGCAGAAGATAAAGTAGTGGTGACGTATCCGGGACTGACACAAGTAACAAGTATTAAGTATCAAGTATTAAGTATGGAAGAGATAAAAAAGAAATACGGTATAGAAAATGACTACATTTTATCGGTGGGGACGCTGCAGCCGAGGAAAAACTTTGTTAAATTAATTGAGGCCTTTTCTTCTTTAAATCCCAATCCCTATACCCTGGTTATCGTCGGGAAGCCCGGCTGGCTTTATCGGGAGATTTATGAAGCGCCCCGCAAATTCGGCGTCGAAAGGAAGGTTAAATTTTTAGATTATGTGCCGGATGAGGATCTGCCAGCTCTTTATCAAAAGGCCAAATGTTTTGTTTTGGTCAGTCTTTATGAGGGATTCGGTTTGCCGGTTTTGGAAGCTTTAAACTATGGTTGTCCGGTTGTTACCTCAAATACTTCCAGTCTTCCGGAAGTGGTTGGCGAGGCGGGGATTCTGGTTGATCCTAACGATAGCCAAGACATTATCCAAGGCCTGGAAAAGGTCTTAACGATAGAGAGTGATGAAAGAATGGTGCTGATTGAAAAAGGGAAAATCCAGGCAAGTAAATTCAGCTGGGAAAAATGCGCCAAAGAGACGTTAAATGTTTTAAAACAAGTAGGAGAAAAACATGTTTAA
- a CDS encoding glycosyltransferase family 2 protein — MADLSIIIPSYNTCDLLLNCLASIYQTTNGDFEIIVVDNASEDKTAAEVEKRYGQVKILKNLKNLGFAKAVNQGLREAKGTYLLILNSDTLVSEKAIETELSFLQNHQEVGVVGCQIRNLDGSLQPSGGFLPNLFNVFLWMSFLDNLDFLNQFLKPYHMDNLKFYTRQQDLGWVTGAFLLTTREMIEKVGYFDEKMFMYVEEVDWCARASKFGIKIVFNPQAGVVHLKGSSARDDLAGIAEEFQEILYFFKKHKSPLQMPILRFLLKSGALVRYVLFGIIAKDPEAKRIYAKAYKLA, encoded by the coding sequence ATGGCTGATCTTTCGATTATTATTCCCAGTTATAATACCTGCGACCTTCTTCTTAATTGTCTTGCCTCAATTTATCAAACGACAAACGGAGATTTTGAGATCATTGTCGTTGACAATGCCTCGGAAGATAAAACAGCGGCAGAGGTTGAGAAAAGATATGGGCAGGTTAAAATTTTAAAAAATCTAAAAAATCTGGGTTTTGCCAAAGCTGTCAATCAGGGACTAAGAGAGGCAAAAGGGACTTATCTTCTTATTTTAAATAGCGACACGTTAGTTTCTGAAAAAGCGATCGAGACGGAACTCTCTTTTTTACAAAATCATCAGGAAGTCGGGGTTGTTGGTTGTCAGATCAGGAACCTTGACGGTTCGCTGCAACCATCAGGAGGATTCCTGCCGAATTTATTTAATGTTTTTTTATGGATGAGTTTTTTGGATAATCTCGATTTTTTAAATCAGTTTCTTAAACCATATCATATGGATAATCTAAAGTTCTATACTCGCCAACAGGATTTAGGCTGGGTGACAGGCGCCTTTCTCTTGACCACCAGGGAAATGATCGAAAAAGTTGGTTATTTCGACGAAAAGATGTTTATGTACGTGGAGGAGGTTGATTGGTGTGCCAGGGCGAGTAAATTTGGTATAAAGATCGTTTTTAACCCCCAAGCTGGGGTCGTTCATCTTAAAGGTTCTTCCGCCAGGGACGATTTAGCGGGTATCGCTGAAGAATTTCAAGAGATTTTGTATTTTTTTAAAAAACACAAATCACCCTTACAGATGCCGATTTTAAGGTTTCTTTTAAAATCAGGAGCCTTGGTAAGATATGTTCTTTTTGGTATAATCGCTAAAGACCCGGAAGCAAAAAGAATTTATGCGAAAGCTTATAAATTGGCTTGA
- a CDS encoding O-antigen ligase family protein, producing MRKLINWLDNHLLKIGVGFLLAFIPLWPKLPLIDVPHTWVYIRLEDIFLTALVFIWVLNLLKGRLSLKTPLTLPIFLYWLIGGISLVFSLVFLSSRLSNFFPNVAILHWVRRIEYMVIFLIAFSTVKSLKDVYHYLFILIFTVLGVLFYGFGQKLLGFPAFLTMNEEFAKGIPLYLPEGARITSTFAGHYDLAAYLVFVIAILSALIFGVQKKLAKIGLLGIVLLCLFLLLSTASRVSFMVYLITMTIMLWWQKRKLLIIPVILVSILFMNITSGVGERYLKTFRVKQVVFDLQTGKPIATVDKIEDGKIITEAEKSPAEESLPAGSGYIGLPTTVTTAPKTMTVSIIKKQPLATTSGEVASISGSFLIQKALVYDISLTTRIQGEWPRAIAAFKRNPLLGTGYSSINLATDNDYLRMLGETGIFGLLSFLFLIANLAIFIKYALKKITQPFLRSLAIGVAAGFTGLAVNAVLIDIFEASKVAFSIWLILGITLGGLKLYYEEKIPLMSEIKKILFSPLFSIIILFILTFSFFAHSLNNYFVGDDFTWLRWAAQSTFKDIPSFFTNAAGFFYRPVPKIIYLISFTVFWLKSFGYHLLSLIFHFGTSAFLYLFTLKSSRNKLLAALAALIFLIMPSHGESLFWISTIGNDFAALLIIGGLYFFSLFRQNNKKRYYLFSFLLLLLAILSYEGAIVGPLIILWYELTLGQKRIKSQIAFLLLLPAYLLLRSWAGAHGLSGDYNYNLNLFFANSLGNLLGYLGLILTGPNFLSFYDSWRNFGRQYKNIFLLFSGLSMVLAVMIFWWGRRKVRFSSLAIFSFGLAILSLLPFLGLGNITERYSYLSSSGVAIILGLTLCKIYEFFRKKKIVYALLSLILIMGLLTNYYLSELNKTNKDWYKAGEMSLKLLSGLRLKYITLTYGKTFYFVDVPIREGRAWVFPVGLDDALWHSFRDETLKIQTVPSLEQALDLLDKTPNSHVFVFEKGELQEVVREVKQVPIK from the coding sequence ATGCGAAAGCTTATAAATTGGCTTGACAATCATCTTTTAAAAATTGGCGTGGGTTTTTTATTGGCTTTTATCCCTTTATGGCCCAAATTACCCTTAATAGACGTTCCTCATACCTGGGTTTACATCAGACTCGAAGATATTTTCTTGACAGCCTTAGTTTTTATTTGGGTTCTTAACCTCTTAAAGGGGAGGTTGAGCCTAAAGACACCCTTAACTTTGCCGATTTTTCTTTACTGGTTAATTGGGGGAATTTCCCTTGTCTTTTCCCTGGTTTTTTTATCTTCCAGATTGTCAAATTTTTTCCCCAATGTCGCTATCCTTCACTGGGTGCGCCGGATTGAGTATATGGTCATTTTTCTGATTGCCTTTTCCACCGTTAAAAGTCTTAAAGATGTTTATCATTACCTCTTTATTTTGATCTTTACCGTTTTGGGAGTTTTATTCTACGGTTTTGGACAAAAATTGCTTGGTTTTCCGGCTTTTTTAACGATGAACGAAGAATTTGCCAAGGGAATTCCTCTTTATCTTCCTGAAGGCGCCCGAATTACTTCCACTTTTGCCGGACATTACGATCTGGCGGCCTATTTGGTTTTTGTCATTGCTATTTTGAGCGCGCTCATTTTCGGGGTCCAGAAAAAATTAGCCAAAATTGGTCTTTTAGGCATCGTTCTTTTGTGTTTATTTCTTCTTTTGTCTACCGCCTCAAGAGTTTCTTTTATGGTTTATTTAATAACCATGACCATCATGCTTTGGTGGCAGAAAAGAAAACTCCTAATTATTCCGGTTATTTTGGTCAGCATTCTTTTTATGAATATAACCAGTGGGGTGGGCGAGCGTTATTTAAAAACCTTTAGAGTTAAACAGGTGGTTTTTGATTTGCAGACAGGTAAACCAATTGCTACGGTTGACAAAATTGAAGACGGAAAGATTATCACGGAAGCAGAAAAAAGTCCGGCGGAGGAAAGTTTACCTGCCGGTAGCGGCTATATCGGGTTACCGACGACCGTCACAACGGCTCCCAAGACGATGACCGTTTCCATTATCAAGAAACAACCCCTGGCAACCACATCCGGTGAGGTTGCGTCTATTTCGGGAAGTTTCTTAATTCAAAAAGCCTTAGTTTATGATATTTCCCTAACGACTCGTATCCAGGGAGAGTGGCCCAGGGCGATTGCGGCTTTTAAAAGAAACCCTCTCTTGGGTACCGGTTATTCCTCAATTAATCTGGCCACCGATAATGATTATCTAAGGATGTTGGGAGAAACCGGGATTTTTGGCTTATTATCTTTTCTTTTTTTGATCGCGAACTTGGCGATTTTTATCAAATACGCCTTAAAAAAAATCACCCAGCCATTTCTTCGGAGTTTGGCGATCGGCGTTGCGGCCGGTTTTACGGGATTGGCTGTCAACGCCGTTCTTATTGATATCTTTGAGGCTTCCAAAGTGGCTTTTTCGATTTGGCTTATTTTGGGCATTACCCTTGGCGGTTTAAAACTCTATTACGAAGAAAAAATTCCCTTAATGAGCGAAATTAAAAAAATTCTCTTTTCGCCTCTTTTTTCCATAATTATTCTCTTTATTTTAACCTTTAGTTTTTTTGCCCACAGTTTAAATAATTATTTTGTCGGTGATGATTTCACCTGGCTTAGGTGGGCAGCCCAAAGCACTTTTAAGGATATTCCCTCGTTTTTTACAAACGCCGCTGGATTTTTCTATCGGCCGGTGCCGAAGATTATTTATTTAATTTCGTTTACTGTTTTTTGGCTTAAATCTTTCGGCTATCATTTGCTAAGTCTTATTTTTCATTTCGGAACGAGCGCCTTCTTATATCTTTTTACTCTTAAATCAAGTCGGAATAAATTATTGGCTGCTTTGGCAGCCCTTATCTTTTTAATCATGCCTTCTCATGGCGAGTCTCTTTTTTGGATTTCAACCATAGGCAATGACTTTGCCGCGCTTTTAATTATTGGCGGCTTGTATTTCTTCAGTTTATTCAGGCAAAACAATAAGAAAAGATATTATCTTTTCTCTTTTCTTTTGCTTTTATTGGCCATTTTGAGTTACGAAGGGGCGATTGTCGGACCGCTAATCATTCTTTGGTATGAACTGACCTTAGGGCAAAAAAGAATTAAATCACAGATTGCCTTTTTACTCTTGCTTCCAGCTTATCTGCTTTTAAGATCGTGGGCCGGGGCGCACGGTCTCTCTGGCGATTATAATTATAATCTGAATTTATTTTTTGCGAACAGCTTAGGCAATTTACTCGGCTATCTTGGATTAATTCTTACCGGTCCGAACTTTCTTTCGTTTTATGATTCCTGGCGCAATTTTGGCAGACAATATAAGAATATCTTCTTGCTGTTTTCCGGTCTTTCGATGGTTTTGGCGGTTATGATCTTTTGGTGGGGAAGAAGAAAAGTAAGATTTTCCTCGCTGGCAATTTTTAGTTTTGGTTTGGCAATACTCTCCTTATTACCCTTTCTTGGTTTGGGTAATATTACCGAACGTTATTCTTATTTAAGTTCATCAGGCGTGGCCATCATTTTGGGTCTGACCCTTTGTAAAATTTATGAGTTTTTTAGGAAAAAGAAAATCGTTTATGCGCTCTTGAGTTTAATCTTGATAATGGGATTGCTGACGAATTATTATCTTAGCGAATTGAACAAGACCAATAAAGACTGGTATAAAGCCGGGGAAATGAGCCTTAAACTTCTTTCGGGTTTAAGATTAAAATATATAACCTTAACCTACGGAAAAACTTTTTATTTTGTTGACGTCCCCATCAGAGAAGGAAGAGCCTGGGTTTTCCCGGTTGGTTTGGATGATGCTCTTTGGCATTCTTTCCGGGACGAGACGCTAAAAATTCAAACGGTTCCTTCCCTTGAACAAGCCCTTGATCTTCTGGACAAGACTCCGAATTCTCACGTTTTTGTTTTTGAAAAAGGTGAACTTCAGGAAGTCGTGCGTGAGGTCAAACAAGTACCGATTAAATGA
- a CDS encoding glycosyltransferase family 4 protein — MRILFLTPTLPWPLLSGGQIRAYHLLQALKRNHRVTLVSYIRQDNERQYLDELTKICDEIHLIKRQYKPWTLQALGKTLFSTKPLIMNLYKTKELRADYFLGIEAIYCECFYLMDKIPELSLPIFLSEQNIEYLAYKRYRDNLPFWQKIILWLPMQIDLFKMEIWEKRMWRKATKIAVMSAADKKIIEEKTERGDVEIIPNGVDTGSFKMLRERALGIKNVLFIGNFSWFQNLQAVEWLVKEIFPQIKKRVPEAQLLIVGQNPPAWLKRLEKKDILIDETVKDIKEAYQKAAVLLAPLKSGGGTKYKILEAMASGVPVVTTPVGQEGFDQDSLIVRDSTDELAKVTIDLMNHPETYEAMIKRARELVEENYDWQIIAEKLENFLKS; from the coding sequence ATGAGAATTCTTTTTTTGACGCCGACTTTGCCATGGCCGCTCTTAAGCGGCGGTCAGATAAGAGCCTACCATCTTCTACAAGCCCTAAAGCGAAATCATCGGGTGACGCTGGTTTCTTATATCCGTCAGGATAACGAAAGACAATATCTTGACGAGTTGACAAAAATTTGCGACGAGATTCATTTAATTAAAAGACAATATAAACCCTGGACGCTTCAAGCTTTGGGCAAAACCTTATTTTCCACAAAACCCTTAATCATGAATCTTTATAAGACAAAAGAATTACGAGCCGATTATTTTCTTGGAATAGAGGCCATTTATTGCGAGTGTTTTTATTTAATGGATAAAATTCCCGAACTTTCTTTGCCGATATTCTTAAGCGAACAAAATATCGAATATTTAGCCTATAAGCGATACAGAGATAATTTGCCCTTTTGGCAAAAAATCATCCTTTGGTTGCCGATGCAAATAGATCTTTTTAAAATGGAAATTTGGGAAAAACGGATGTGGCGAAAAGCGACCAAAATCGCTGTCATGTCGGCAGCCGATAAAAAAATTATCGAAGAAAAAACAGAAAGAGGAGACGTTGAAATCATTCCTAACGGCGTTGACACCGGAAGCTTTAAAATGTTAAGGGAGCGAGCTTTGGGGATTAAAAATGTTTTATTTATCGGCAATTTCTCCTGGTTTCAAAATTTACAGGCCGTTGAGTGGCTGGTTAAGGAAATCTTTCCGCAAATTAAAAAAAGAGTCCCCGAGGCACAACTTCTCATTGTCGGTCAAAATCCGCCGGCCTGGCTTAAACGTTTAGAAAAAAAAGATATTCTTATTGACGAAACGGTCAAAGATATTAAAGAAGCCTACCAAAAAGCCGCGGTTCTTTTGGCGCCTTTAAAAAGCGGCGGCGGAACAAAATACAAAATTTTGGAGGCCATGGCCAGTGGTGTTCCGGTGGTGACGACGCCCGTTGGCCAGGAAGGCTTTGATCAGGATTCTCTGATTGTTCGTGACAGTACCGATGAGTTAGCCAAGGTAACGATTGATCTTATGAATCATCCGGAGACATACGAAGCGATGATTAAACGAGCCAGAGAACTGGTTGAAGAAAATTATGACTGGCAAATTATCGCCGAAAAGCTGGAGAACTTTCTCAAAAGTTGA
- a CDS encoding glycosyltransferase family 39 protein, whose translation MIKTRILFLVIILLAFVFRLYRLNGPVADWHSWRQADTAAVARNFLKFGFDPLRPRYDDLSNIQSGKDNLLGYRMVEFPVYQTLGVGLFKLTKMIPGMTIEIALRLISILASLGTAFFLFSLARKRGGDLVAFCTLIVFCFLPYGIFYSRAILPEMLAVFFAIGALWVFDKSWFNAAILSGLALLTKPTAGFLLLPLVYFWLRNPVFGGRYFLKLFLFSLFAVLPFLFWRYWIGQYPEGIPANFWLLNDGNIRFSGAYFYWLLGERLAKLISGYWLIVFLVIGLISKSTGSQKTNLFLLAGTVLYALVFARGNVQHDYYQILWLPILAIFLGQGMAVLLSKNNNFQRLSSLTMVLFCFLLGTLLSWREIRSYYWINNPAIVEAGLATDKLIPKDAKVIAPYGGDTAFLYQTNRQGWPVGFEIEKKITLGADYYVNTNVPDLETQYVLKKWTPIVTNDRFVIVKLR comes from the coding sequence ATGATAAAAACACGGATTTTATTTCTCGTCATTATTTTATTAGCTTTTGTTTTTAGACTCTACCGGCTTAATGGTCCGGTTGCGGATTGGCATTCTTGGCGTCAGGCCGATACGGCGGCGGTGGCGAGAAATTTTTTAAAATTTGGTTTTGACCCTCTTCGGCCTCGTTATGATGACCTCTCCAATATCCAATCGGGGAAAGATAATCTTTTGGGGTACAGGATGGTGGAATTTCCTGTTTACCAAACATTAGGGGTGGGATTATTTAAGTTGACGAAAATGATACCGGGGATGACGATCGAAATAGCACTGCGTTTAATCAGTATCCTGGCCTCATTAGGGACGGCGTTTTTTCTTTTTAGTCTTGCCAGAAAAAGAGGCGGAGACTTGGTTGCTTTTTGTACCCTTATTGTTTTTTGTTTTTTACCATACGGCATTTTTTACAGCCGGGCTATCCTGCCGGAAATGCTGGCGGTCTTTTTTGCTATCGGGGCTCTTTGGGTTTTTGATAAATCTTGGTTTAACGCCGCTATTTTATCGGGTTTAGCTCTTCTGACGAAACCTACTGCCGGTTTTCTTCTTTTGCCGTTAGTTTATTTTTGGTTGAGAAACCCTGTCTTCGGCGGCCGTTATTTTTTGAAACTTTTTCTTTTTTCCCTTTTCGCGGTTTTGCCGTTTTTGTTCTGGCGTTATTGGATTGGGCAATACCCGGAAGGGATTCCGGCTAACTTCTGGCTTTTAAATGACGGGAATATCCGTTTTTCCGGCGCTTATTTTTATTGGTTATTGGGAGAAAGACTGGCCAAGCTTATTTCTGGTTATTGGCTGATTGTCTTTTTAGTTATAGGTTTAATCTCTAAATCAACCGGTTCTCAAAAAACGAATCTGTTCCTCTTGGCAGGAACCGTTCTCTACGCGCTTGTTTTTGCCCGCGGCAATGTTCAGCATGATTACTACCAAATTTTATGGCTACCGATCCTGGCCATTTTTTTGGGCCAGGGGATGGCGGTTTTATTGAGCAAAAATAACAATTTCCAGCGTTTATCCAGTTTGACGATGGTGCTTTTCTGTTTTCTTTTAGGAACCCTGCTCTCCTGGCGGGAGATAAGAAGTTATTACTGGATTAATAATCCGGCGATTGTTGAGGCCGGTTTGGCAACGGATAAATTAATACCCAAAGACGCTAAAGTTATTGCTCCCTACGGGGGCGATACGGCTTTTTTATACCAGACAAATCGTCAAGGTTGGCCAGTGGGTTTTGAGATCGAGAAAAAAATAACTTTGGGAGCAGATTATTATGTCAATACCAATGTCCCCGATTTGGAAACTCAATACGTCCTCAAAAAATGGACACCCATTGTCACCAACGATCGTTTTGTGATTGTAAAACTTAGATGA
- a CDS encoding acyltransferase, which yields MFKDKNGLELSFSQALLKIVNRLYNYWLDFEIMILRLIGHVPLHFVRRWVYKLAGVKIGKGSIIHMWANFFDPKGVTIGEDTIIGDHVFLDGRAPLSIGDHVDIASQVLIYNAKHNIHSPDFEAISAPVTIADYVFIGPRVMIQPGVKVGRGAILAAGAVVTKDVPEFTVVGGVPAKPIAERQLKDPQYRLGRARLFQ from the coding sequence ATGTTTAAAGATAAAAATGGTCTAGAACTAAGTTTCAGCCAGGCTTTGCTGAAAATTGTCAACCGGCTTTATAACTACTGGCTTGATTTTGAAATTATGATTTTGCGATTGATAGGACATGTGCCGTTGCACTTTGTCAGGCGTTGGGTTTATAAACTTGCCGGCGTGAAAATCGGCAAAGGCTCAATTATTCATATGTGGGCGAATTTTTTTGATCCCAAAGGCGTGACCATCGGCGAAGATACGATCATCGGCGATCATGTCTTTTTGGACGGCCGGGCGCCTCTTTCTATCGGCGATCATGTCGATATCGCCTCTCAGGTTCTTATTTATAACGCCAAACATAACATCCATAGTCCTGATTTTGAAGCGATCAGTGCACCCGTGACCATCGCTGACTATGTTTTTATCGGCCCGAGAGTGATGATTCAGCCCGGGGTTAAAGTGGGCAGGGGAGCGATTTTGGCCGCCGGCGCGGTGGTAACCAAAGACGTGCCTGAATTTACGGTGGTAGGTGGTGTTCCGGCCAAGCCGATTGCCGAAAGACAGCTTAAAGATCCCCAATACCGTCTGGGACGAGCCAGGCTCTTCCAATAA